In the genome of Dunckerocampus dactyliophorus isolate RoL2022-P2 chromosome 6, RoL_Ddac_1.1, whole genome shotgun sequence, one region contains:
- the aanat1 gene encoding serotonin N-acetyltransferase isoform X2: MSVVSAVSFLKPLHMRSPVAQGRRHTLPASEFRSLSPEDAISVFEIEREAFISVSGECPLLLDEVRHFLTLCPELSLGWFEEGRLVAFIIGSLWDQEKLTLDALTLHMPHGMTVHIHVLAVHRTFRQQGKGSILMWRYLQYLRCLPYVRRAVLMCEDFLVPFYQKSGFKVQGPSEITVGPLTFIEMFYPVRGHAFMRRNSGC, from the exons atgtcagtggTGAGTGCAGTGTCCTTTCTGAAGCCGCTCCACATGCGCTCCCCGGTGGCACAGGGACGTCGACACACGCTGCCGGCCAGCGAGTTCCGCTCCCTCAGCCCAGAAGATGCCATCAGCGTGTTTGAGATAGAGAGAGAAG CGTTCATATCCGTTTCTGGCGAGTGTCCTCTCCTGCTGGACGAAGTACGACACTTCCTGACTTTGTGTCCCGAGCTGTCACTGGGATGGTTCGAGGAGGGACGTCTGGTGGCTTTCATCATCGGATCACTGTGGGATCAGGAGAAGCTTACTTTG GACGCTTTGACTCTCCACATGCCCCACGGCATGACAGTCCACATCCACGTCCTGGCAGTCCACCGCACCTTCCGCCAACAGGGCAAAGGCTCCATCCTGATGTGGCGCTACTTGCAGTACCTCCGCTGCTTGCCCTATGTCCGCCGGGCTGTCCTCATGTGCGAGGACTTCCTTGTCCCCTTCTACCAGAAGTCAGGCTTCAAGGTCCAGGGCCCCAGCGAGATCACAGTGGGGCCCCTCACCTTCATCGAGATGTTCTACCCGGTTAGAGGACACGCCTTTATGAGGCGGAACAGCGGGTGCTGA
- the aanat1 gene encoding serotonin N-acetyltransferase isoform X1 yields MSVVSAVSFLKPLHMRSPVAQGRRHTLPASEFRSLSPEDAISVFEIEREGNKQYTQYTGRVSIDVFLTVLAAFISVSGECPLLLDEVRHFLTLCPELSLGWFEEGRLVAFIIGSLWDQEKLTLDALTLHMPHGMTVHIHVLAVHRTFRQQGKGSILMWRYLQYLRCLPYVRRAVLMCEDFLVPFYQKSGFKVQGPSEITVGPLTFIEMFYPVRGHAFMRRNSGC; encoded by the exons atgtcagtggTGAGTGCAGTGTCCTTTCTGAAGCCGCTCCACATGCGCTCCCCGGTGGCACAGGGACGTCGACACACGCTGCCGGCCAGCGAGTTCCGCTCCCTCAGCCCAGAAGATGCCATCAGCGTGTTTGAGATAGAGAGAGAAGGTAACAAGCAATATACACAATACACGGGTAGAGTCAGTATTGATGTATTCCTTACGGTCCTTGCAGCGTTCATATCCGTTTCTGGCGAGTGTCCTCTCCTGCTGGACGAAGTACGACACTTCCTGACTTTGTGTCCCGAGCTGTCACTGGGATGGTTCGAGGAGGGACGTCTGGTGGCTTTCATCATCGGATCACTGTGGGATCAGGAGAAGCTTACTTTG GACGCTTTGACTCTCCACATGCCCCACGGCATGACAGTCCACATCCACGTCCTGGCAGTCCACCGCACCTTCCGCCAACAGGGCAAAGGCTCCATCCTGATGTGGCGCTACTTGCAGTACCTCCGCTGCTTGCCCTATGTCCGCCGGGCTGTCCTCATGTGCGAGGACTTCCTTGTCCCCTTCTACCAGAAGTCAGGCTTCAAGGTCCAGGGCCCCAGCGAGATCACAGTGGGGCCCCTCACCTTCATCGAGATGTTCTACCCGGTTAGAGGACACGCCTTTATGAGGCGGAACAGCGGGTGCTGA